One Triticum dicoccoides isolate Atlit2015 ecotype Zavitan chromosome 5B, WEW_v2.0, whole genome shotgun sequence genomic window carries:
- the LOC119307993 gene encoding uncharacterized protein LOC119307993 isoform X2 produces MRPGSEESNVAALPCFFQVPKQQAPQPAANRGVAVPAGKLKAATAGVGCPGAVGNMHVLGDIGNVVHATARSSTATGPAWINRPIIRRFSAQLLKKAQADPSKNGVELILNSSSSAGNPEAPFAVTRRLIGTGRTPTLMVKNAVFSFLFVHK; encoded by the exons ATGCGTCCTGGATCGGAGGAATCGAACGTTGCCGCTCTGCCATGTTTCTTTCAGGTGCCAAAACAACAGGCACCACAGCCGGCGGCCAACAGAG GTGTTGCAGTACCAGCAGGGAAGCTCAAGGCCGCCACCGCCGGTGTCGGCTGCCCTGGTGCGGTAGGAAACATGCATGTGCTCGGGGACATTGGCAACGTCGTCCACGCCACGGCCAGGTCCTCGACGG CTACCGGCCCGGCATGGATCAATCGTCCAATCATCAGGAGGTTCAGCGCTCAACTCTTGAAGAAGGCCCAGGCCGATCCATCCAAG AATGGCGTAGAACTGATTCTAAATTCCTCCAGCAGCGCGGGCAACCCTGAAGCCCCATTCGCTGTTACTCGCAGGTTGATTGGCACTGGCCGCACTCCAACACTGATGGTGAAGAAtgcagttttttcttttctttttgtacaCAAATGA
- the LOC119307993 gene encoding uncharacterized protein LOC119307993 isoform X1 yields the protein MRPGSEESNVAALPCFFQVPKQQAPQPAANRGVAVPAGKLKAATAGVGCPGAVGNMHVLGDIGNVVHATARSSTDPATGPAWINRPIIRRFSAQLLKKAQADPSKNGVELILNSSSSAGNPEAPFAVTRRLIGTGRTPTLMVKNAVFSFLFVHK from the exons ATGCGTCCTGGATCGGAGGAATCGAACGTTGCCGCTCTGCCATGTTTCTTTCAGGTGCCAAAACAACAGGCACCACAGCCGGCGGCCAACAGAG GTGTTGCAGTACCAGCAGGGAAGCTCAAGGCCGCCACCGCCGGTGTCGGCTGCCCTGGTGCGGTAGGAAACATGCATGTGCTCGGGGACATTGGCAACGTCGTCCACGCCACGGCCAGGTCCTCGACGG ATCCAGCTACCGGCCCGGCATGGATCAATCGTCCAATCATCAGGAGGTTCAGCGCTCAACTCTTGAAGAAGGCCCAGGCCGATCCATCCAAG AATGGCGTAGAACTGATTCTAAATTCCTCCAGCAGCGCGGGCAACCCTGAAGCCCCATTCGCTGTTACTCGCAGGTTGATTGGCACTGGCCGCACTCCAACACTGATGGTGAAGAAtgcagttttttcttttctttttgtacaCAAATGA